The Pyrus communis chromosome 8, drPyrComm1.1, whole genome shotgun sequence region GTCTTTACTGCCACCACCACAATTGCCACCGCTGCCACCATAACCACCAATGTTGCTGCCACCACCTTTACCACCATTGTAACCTCTGCAACCCAACCACCACAACCCACCGTTGGCATCACCACCATACCCCCTTACAATTGTTGCTGTTATCACTACCACTATCGCCCAGTCCCATCGACACTGCCATCGCTACCTATTGTCTTTGCCACCACCTACGACTGCAACCACCAACATAACACCCatgccaccatcaccaccacaatCATTGCCACTGTCGCTGCCACCACTGCTACCCCTACAACCCAACCACCACCACACCCCCACCATTGTCGCTGTCATTACCGCCACTACCCTCGACACCGCTGTCGTTACCACCTCCCCATTACTATTTCTAATTTTTGTCATTCCATATAATTATATAACTTTTTACATTAAATTTATCAAACGCTTTGCTTTACAACTCACATCACACTTTTAAAAATACAGTTTATCAAATGCCCAAttgctttattttacaactaATTATTTCTAAAGcactgtttatatatatatatatatatatatatatatatatatatatatgtgtgtgtgtgtgtgtgtgtgtgtgtgtgtgtaggaagcctttaagggaagggatccccatttttaaaaaagaaagggatcatcatcttaaccgttagatttggctttaatgaaatcCTGTGGTTGAGATTCTGTGAcctgtgatttaatctcagccacaaaatttcattaaagtcaaatctaatggtcaagagggtgtccctattttttttgaaaaaatgggatcccttcccttagaccacctccaatggtgggctaaatgctaaattaCCCCCCAAATTTCCCCcccaaaccatctccaacccataCTAAAACATTGGGCTAAATGCCAAATGTTAAAGCTGGGCCAAATACCCCCCCAGATTTCCTCCCCGCGCGACTGGACTCGCTGGCCTTTGG contains the following coding sequences:
- the LOC137741916 gene encoding uncharacterized protein, producing the protein MVGVWWWLGCRGSSGGSDSGNDCGGDGGMGVMLVVAVVGGGKDNRGYNGGKGGGSNIGGYGGSGGNCGGGSKDNDGCCNGSCDYGASGDSCGFGSSGSNGDCGGGDDGNSCGDDGGGKDYGGNDGDDVRLVIVVIGDHLVLLE